One genomic segment of Cydia splendana chromosome 5, ilCydSple1.2, whole genome shotgun sequence includes these proteins:
- the LOC134790515 gene encoding TATA box-binding protein-like 1, producing MATLIQENGISISNHIVPDHEYCEPAREPEPQAVAPPAALDAAAPPDDEETPEIDIMINNVVCSFSVKCHLNLRQIALNGVNVEFRRENGMVTMKLRRPYTTASIWSSGRVTCTGATSEDQAKVAARRYARALQKLGFQVRFQNFRVVNVLGTCRMPFGIRITAFSNKYREADYEPELHPGVTYKLYNPKATLKIFSTGGVTITARSVGDVQSAVERIFPLVYEFRKMRTPEDEEQLRLRRAAGGGGGGTRAATAPVADGGAGAWE from the exons ATGGCTACGCTGATCCAAGAGAATGGCATCAGCATCAGCAATCACATTGTGCCTGACCACGAGTACTGCGAGCCGGCGCGGGAGCCCGAGCCGCAGGCCGTGGCGCCGCCGGCGGCGCtcgacgccgccgcgccgccggacGACGAGGAGACCCCCGAAATAGACATCATGATAAACAATGTTGTGTGTAGTTTTAGTGTTAAGTGCCACTTGAACCTGAGACAAATAGCTTTGAACGGTGTAAACGTGGAGTTCCGACGCGAGAACGGGATGGTGACGATGAAGCTGCGGCGCCCGTACACGACGGCGTCCATCTGGTCGTCGGGGCGCGTGACGTGCACGGGCGCCACCAGCGAGGACCAGGCCAAGGTGGCGGCGCGCCGGTACGCGCGCGCGCTGCAGAAGCTCGGCTTCCAAGTGCGCTTCCAGAACTTTCGCGTAGTCAATGTATTAGGAACCTGTCGAATGCCCTTCGGAATAAGGATTACGGCATTCTCCAACAAATATAGGGAGGCAGA CTATGAACCAGAGCTTCACCCTGGTGTCAcatataaactatataatccTAAAGctacattaaaaatattctCTACGGGAGGTGTCACAATAACAG CTCGCAGCGTGGGCGACGTGCAGTCGGCCGTGGAGCGCATCTTCCCGCTGGTGTACGAGTTCCGCAAGATGCGCACGCCCGAGGACGAGGAGCAGCTGCGCTTGCGGCGCGCGGCCGGGGGAGGCGGGGGAGGGACGCGCGCCGCGACGGCGCCGGTCGCGGACGGCGGCGCCGGTGCTTGGGAATGA
- the LOC134791081 gene encoding cytosolic carboxypeptidase 6-like, which translates to MSDSEESDGEGGLGNLNRLIVRPPGHSGKAKRGQLCFDAAFECGNLGRADHITELEYDLFVRPDTCRPRSRFWYNFTVENVKQDQRVIFNIVNLGKERTLYNGEMTPLVRSTSRPKWQRIPRRFIFYHKSPVHRGRRVLTLAFGFDREEDVYHFTAAVPYSYSRLQKYLTLWEKRAQTFAARECIAQTTQKRKVDLITIGDLGVQDREMREESVVKGNKGAPKKRVVLILARTHGGEPPASFICQGILDYFLTSSEKALALRSNVAVQVVPMLNPDGVFLGNQRSDLLGADLNRSWVTATTFAHPAAVAVNDLVSKLVAEKSLQLDFIIDLHADISFEGVFVRGNSYDDVYRFERHAVLPKFLASRVEAWRPEACLYNADPQAAGTARRALPEGAVDAYTLLVSLGGRRLTPKGPYIHYTEDAYAKIGRSIVKALCDYYRHIGVIPPRQGAPTKKKDDRGRRRRRRPAADRERPVRRTWSPMSPHEHLPHIHTKMSPSSSPERRVLAGRVLSPPLPPASPPPRRALPPRSTRLRRTKPRIEPDLDPLLPLITGTAVRTPRLSVVNLSAIVRTPTGRDPRPRLARPARPSHPRFTSDEYDTHDSDS; encoded by the exons ATGTCAG ACAGCGAAGAGAGCGACGGAGAAGGAGGCCTCGGCAACCTAAACCGGCTGATCGTGAGGCcgccgggccacagcggcaagGCCAAGCGTGGCCAGCTGTGCTTCGACGCGGCCTTCGAGTGCGGGAACTTGGGCCGAGCAGACCACATCACTGAGCTCGAGTACGATCTCTTCGTGCGGCCCGATACTTGCCGCCCACGCTCGCGGTTCTGGTATAACTTTACCGTGGAAAATGTGAAGCAGGATCAG AGAGTAATATTCAACATAGTCAACTTAGGTAAAGAAAGAACTTTATACAACGGCGAAATGACACCGCTAGTCCGCTCAACCTCGCGTCCAAAATG GCAACGCATTCCCCGTCGTTTCATCTTCTACCACAAGTCACCAGTGCACCGCGGCCGGCGCGTGTTGACCCTCGCCTTCGGCTTCGACCGCGAGGAAGATGTTTACCACTTCACGGCGGCCGTGCCCTACTCTTACTCGAGGCTGCAGAAGTATCTCACGCTGTGGGAGAAGCGCGCACAGACGTTTGCTGCTAGGGAGTGCATTGCGCAAACTACG CAAAAACGCAAGGTTGACCTCATCACCATAGGGGACCTCGGGGTACAGGATAGAGAGATGAGAGAAGAGTCCGTGGTGAAGGGCAATAAGGGTGCTCCAAAGAAGCGCGTCGTGCTCATCCTTGCGCGCACGCATGGCGGAGAGCCGCCGGCCTCTTTCATATGCCAAG gtATCCTTGATTATTTCTTAACTTCGTCGGAAAAGGCTTTGGCGCTCCGAAGCAACGTAGCTGTTCAG GTGGTGCCGATGTTGAATCCCGACGGCGTGTTCCTGGGTAACCAGCGCTCAGACCTGCTGGGCGCCGACCTCAACCGCAGCTGGGTCACCGCCACCACCTTCGCCCACCCTGCCGCCGTGGCTGTCAACGACCTCGTGTCCAAGCTCGTCGCTGAGAAG TCTCTTCAATTGGATTTTATAATCGACTTGCACGCGGACATAAGCTTTGAAGGAGTCTTCGTTAGAGGAAACTCATATGATGACGTGTACAG GTTTGAGCGTCACGCCGTCCTTCCAAAATTCCTGGCATCCCGCGTGGAAGCCTGGCGTCCCGAGGCATGCTTGTACAACGCAGACCCACAGGCCGCTGGCACGGCGCGCCGGGCGCTGCCGGAGGGCGCCGTAGACGCCTACACATTACTCGTTTCGCTGGGAGGACGCCGGCTCACTCCCAAGGGACCCTACATACATTATACTGAAGATGCTT ATGCTAAAATCGGCCGATCTATTGTGAAGGCTCTCTGCGACTACTACCGACACATCGGCGTCATACCCCCGCGGCAAGGAGCACCAACCAAGAAGAAGGATGACCGCGGTCGGCGTCGGCGACGGCGCCCCGCCGCCGACAGAGAAAGGCCAGTCCGCCGCACATGGTCCCCAATGTCCCCACACGAACACTTACCGCACATACATACCAAAAT GTCGCCAAGCTCAAGTCCCGAACGGCGTGTATTAGCCGGGCGGGTGCTGTCACCGCCGCTGCCCCCGGCGTCGCCGCCTCCGCGCCGGGCGCTGCCGCCGCGCTCCACGCGACTCCGCCGCACCAAGCCCAGAATAGAGCCTGACTTGGACCCGCTACTGCCTCTTATCACAG GCACAGCTGTCCGTACGCCCCGGCTATCCGTAGTGAATCTCAGCGCTATCGTCCGCACGCCGACGGGCCGCGATCCTCGCCCGAGGCTCGCGCGCCCGGCCAGACCCTCGCACCCGAGGTTCACCAGCGATGAGTACGACACGCATGACTCTGACTCTTAG